Proteins encoded in a region of the Spinacia oleracea cultivar Varoflay unplaced genomic scaffold, BTI_SOV_V1 SOVchr0_004, whole genome shotgun sequence genome:
- the LOC130464816 gene encoding uncharacterized protein, whose translation MDTSWIDLPTGHPEYVDGCMQFIAFAKQGLFEGKIRCPCKNCKVDKWFPVNDVERHILFKGFYKSYRNWIFHGKGDMVQRMLGSDGGSTSEGSLGNKSGFVGRDNMGGLLRSAFSVNVPPNFPTFEAREDGEWYEEPVSYDTDVQYDDSTIEEDATYKKLLQASEEKLYEGSDLDAFPQILDFPSSYYYSKKMIKDLGLGYEKIDACPNDCMLYWGDFLEKDKCHVCGKSRWKTTKGKKGDDVSDQGTNTCKKGVPAKVMRYFPLIPRLKRIYMSSETAENMRWHDTERLGEDDKKILRHPSDAIAWKAFDERYTDFALDPRSVRLGLASDGFNPYRLMNTTYSTWPVVLIPYNLPPWLCMKPSSFILSTLIPGKASPGNDIDVYLQPLVHELKLLWGGVEAFDAFDGVKFNLRAALLWTINDFPSYAMLSGLSTKGYNACPICMDSTPSDRFGNKICYCSYRKWLPADHPYRRQGVKFCEKFGTNELGEAPSRPSGTDILRQQEKVEYVYGKSKAPPKKRQRGHNDNNDVQDEIVFGTKRSIFFDLVYWEHNLLRHNLDVMHIEKNVSENHLGTLLSMDKSRDNRDDREALEAWTIKTHLWLSADHNGNEYMPSASYSMSREEKERFLNVLEKLKVPDGYGSNLSSCVNMKQRELINLKSHDNHVLMQDILPVALRASNATKVIDLLARLSSFFKKLCSTSIDPDDLDGLQDGIVLTLCQLEMEFLPSFFTIMVHLLIHLVEESHVTNKAQPEGSIAEGYLLEETIRFCSRYLQGVKTIFNMPKRMDDDISNSDDYLFNSGGRVIGKEVSIRLDGQSLKQAHRYVLLHSDEIKGDLDEFLTEKRQMNLETSVAESDESKWIINEFGGWLRNKVHSIDATTEDGKLRNLLAGGLHSYGRKLKGYIINGYKFLSTDRDCRLLTQNSGVMVEADGVAYYGKVMDIYELNYYGDYKVVLFRCDWVDIRRGVRTYPNGGVCVNFSKLMHTGRLLQDDPFVFSSQVKQVFYIEDEIQKGWFHVVKNKPRDLFDLGDSLPVAEEGGAD comes from the exons ATGGATACAAGTTGGATAGATCTACCCACTGGCCACCCTGAATATGTCGATGGTTGTATGCAATTCATTGCGTTTGCCAAGCAAGGTCTATTCGAAGGAAAAATTAGATGTCCATGTAAGAACTGTAAGGTGGATAAATGGTTCCCGGTTAATGATGTAGAGCGACATATTTTGTTTAAGGGGTTTTATAAGTCGTATAGAAATTGGATCTTTCATGGTAAAGGGGATATGGTTCAACGTATGTTAGGGAgtgatggagggagtactagtgAAGGATCCCTTGGTAATAAAAGTGGGTTTGTAGGTCGAGATAATATGGGAGGACTATTAAGATCAGCTTTTAGTGTTAATGTGCCACCCAATTTTCCAACTTTTGAAGCAAGAGAGGATGGTGAATGGTATGAGGAGCCCGTGTCATACGACACAGATGTTCAATATGATGATTCTACAATAGAAGAAGATGCGACATATAAGAAGCTACTTCAAGCTTCTGAGGAGAAATTATATGAGGGGT CTGATTTAGATGCATTTCCTCAAATACTTGATTTTCCCTCGTCTTATTATTACAGtaagaaaatgataaaagaCTTGGGCCTTGGGTATGAAAAAATTGATGCTTGTCCTAATGATTGTATGCTGTATTGGGGTGACTTTTTAGAGAAAGACAAGTGTCATGTTTGTGGTAAATCGAGGTGGAAAACAACCAAGGGTAAGAAGGGTGACGATGTAAGTGATCAAGGTACGAATACTTGTAAGAAAGGTGTGCCAGCTAAGGTAATGCGATATTTTCCTCTTATCCCAAGACTAAAAAGAATCTACATGTCATCAGAAACAGCAGAAAATATGAGATGGCATGATACAGAGCGATTGGGTGAAGATGATAAGAAGATTTTGAGGCATCCTTCCGATGCCATAGCGTGGAAGGCATTTGATGAGCGTTATACAGATTTTGCATTAGACCCTCGTAGTGTTCGATTAGGTCTTGCGAGCGATGGGTTTAATCCTTACCGTTTAATGAACACTACTTATAGTACATGGCCAGTGGTGTTGATTCCTTATAATCTTCCACCATGGCTATGTATGAAACCATCTTCTTTCATTTTGTCCACACTTATTCCCGGAAAAGCAAGTCCTGGAAATGATATTGACGTGTATTTGCAACCATTAGTTCATGagttgaaattgttgtggggaGGGGTTGAAGCTTTTGATGCTTTTGACGGAGTGAAATTTAATTTGCGCGCGGCTCTGCTTTGGACTATTAATGACTTTCCTAGCTATGCAATGCTCTCTGGTTTGAGCACAAAAGGTTACAATGCATGTCCTATATGCATGGATTCCACACCCTCTGATAGATTTGGGAACAAGATTTGTTATTGTAGCTATAGAAAATGGTTACCCGCAGATCACCCATATCGACGTCAGGGTGTAAAGTTTTGTGAGAAGTTTGGAACTAATGAGTTGGGTGAAGCCCCATCTCGTCCTAGCGGCACTGATATATTGAGGCAACAAGAAAAGGTCGAGTATGTTTATGGAAAGTCAAAGGCACCACCGAAAAAGAGACAAAGAGGACATAATGATAACAATGATGTCCAAGATGAAATTGTCTTTGGTACCAAGAGAAGCATATTCTTTGATTTGGTGTATTGGGAGCATAATCTTCTAAGGCATAATTTAGACgttatgcacattgagaaaaatgtgtctGAGAATCATTTGGGAACACTTCTTAGTATGGATAAGAGTAGAGATAATAGGGATGATCGAGAAGCCCTTGAAGCATGGACAATAAAGACTCACCTTTGGCTTAGTGCTGATCACAATGGAAATGAATACATGCCTTCAGCTTCCTATTCTATGTCTAGGGAGGAAAAAGAGAGATTCTTAAATGTTTTGGAGAAACTTAAAGTTCCGGATGGATATGGATCCAACCTTTCTAGTTGTGTGAATATGAAGCAAAGGGAGTTGATTAACCTCAAGAGTCATGACAACCATGTGCTAATGCAAGATATACTCCCCGTCGCCTTAAGAGCTTCTAATGCTACAAAGGTGATTGACTTGTTGGCTAGATTGTCTTCGTTTTTCAAGAAGTTGTGCTCCACCAGTATTGATCCAGATGATTTAGATGGTCTTCAAGATGGAATTGTTTTAACTCTTTGTCAGTTGGAAATGGAGTTTTTGCCTTCATTTTTCACAATCATGGTCCATTTGTTGATTCACTTAGTGGAGGAG TCACATGTAACCAATAAAGCCCAACCTGAAGGATCTATCGCGGAAGGCTACCTTTTAGAGGAGACAATTAGGTTTTGCTCGAGATATCTTCAAGGTGTTAAGACCATCTTCAACATGCCTAAAAGGATGGATGATGACATTTCAAATTCTGATGATTACTTATTTAATTCCGGCGGTCGAGTCATTGGAAAGGAAGTCAGCATTCGCCTTGATGGTCAAAGCTTAAAACAAGCCCATCGCTACGTTTTACTTCACTCTGATGAGATCAAAGGGGATCTAGA TGAATTTTTAACCGAGAAGCGTCAAATGAACTTAGAAACTTCCGTCGCGGAGAGTGATGAAAGTAAATGGATCATCAATGAATTTGGAGGGTGGCTGCGAAACAAG GTACATTCCATAGATGCAACCACCGAAGATGGGAAACTAAGAAACCTTTTGGCGGGTGGTTTGCATTCTTATGGCAGAAAATTAAAAGGATACATAATCAATGGATACAAATTCCTTTCCACTGATCGCGATTGtcgtcttttgacacaaaattctGGAGTTATGGTTGAAGCGGATGGAGTGGCATACTACGGAAAAGTGATGGATATCTATGAATTAAATTACTATGGAGATTATAAAGTTGTATTGTTTCGTTGTGATTGGGTAGACATTCGTAGGGGTGTAAGAACATATCCAAACGGCGGAGTATGTGTCAATTTCTCTAAATTGATGCATACTGGACGATTGTTGCAAGATGATCCATTTGTATTCTCATCTCAAGTAAAACAAGTCTTTTACATAGAAGATGAGATACAAAAAGGATGGTTCCATGTTGTTAAGAATAAGCCTAGAGATTTGTTTGATTTAGGTGATTCTTTACCAGTAGCGGAAGAGGGTGGGGCCGATTGA
- the LOC130464817 gene encoding uncharacterized protein: MDTSWIDLPTGHPEYVDGCMQFIAFAKQGLFEGKIRYPCKNCKVDKWFPVNDVERHIFFKGFYKSYRNWIFHGKGDMVQRMLGSDGGSTSEGSLGNKSGFVGRDNMGGLLRSAFSVNVPPNFPTFEAREDGEWYEEPVSYDTDVQYDDSTIEEDATYKKLLQASEEKLYEGCINFSKLSFLLHLFHLKCMHHWSIESFNMLLKLILDAFPQILDFPSSYYYSKKMIKDLGLGYEKIDACPNDCMLYWGEFLEKDKCHVCGKSRWKTTKGKKGDDVSDQGTNTCKKGVPAKVMRYFPLIPRLKRIYMSSETAENMRWHDTERLGEDDKKILRHPSDAIAWKAFDERYTDFALDPRSVRLGLASDGFNPYRLMNTTYSTWPVVLIPYNLPPWLCMKPSSFILSTFIPGKASPGNDIDVYLQPLVHELKLLWGGVEAFDAFDGVKFNLRAALLWTINDFPSYAMLSGLSTKGYNACPICMDSTPSDRFGNKICYCSYRKWLPADHPYRRQGVKFCEKFGTNELGEAPSRPSGTDILRQQEKVEYVYGKSKAPPKKRQRGHTDNNDVQDEIVFGTKRSIFFDLVYWEHNLLRHNLDVMHIEKNVSENHLGTLLSMDKSRDNRDDREALEAWTIKTHLWLSADHNGNEYMPSASYSMSREEKERFLNVLEKLKVPDGYGSNLSSCVNMKQRELINLKSHENHVLMQDILPVALRASNATKVIDLLARLSSFFKKLCSTSIDPDDLDGLQDGIVLTLCQLEMEFLPSFFTIMVHLLIHLVEEVKLGGPVQYR; the protein is encoded by the coding sequence ATGGATACAAGTTGGATAGATCTACCCACTGGCCACCCTGAATATGTCGATGGTTGTATGCAATTCATTGCGTTTGCCAAGCAAGGTCTATTCGAAGGAAAAATTAGATATCCATGTAAGAACTGTAAGGTGGATAAATGGTTCCCGGTTAATGATGTAGAGcgacatattttttttaaggggTTTTATAAGTCGTATAGAAATTGGATCTTTCATGGTAAAGGGGATATGGTTCAACGTATGTTAGGGAgtgatggagggagtactagtgAAGGATCCCTTGGTAATAAAAGTGGGTTTGTAGGTCGAGATAATATGGGAGGACTATTAAGATCAGCTTTTAGTGTTAATGTGCCACCCAATTTTCCAACTTTTGAAGCAAGAGAGGATGGTGAATGGTATGAGGAGCCCGTGTCATACGACACAGATGTTCAATATGATGATTCTACAATAGAAGAAGATGCGACATATAAGAAGCTACTTCAAGCTTCTGAGGAGAAATTATATGAGGGGTGTATTAATTTTTCAAAGTTATCTTTTCTTCTACACTTATTTCACTTGAAGTGTATGCATCACTGGTCCATTGAATCTTTCAATATGCTCTTGAAGCTGATTTTAGATGCATTTCCTCAAATACTTGATTTTCCCTCGTCTTATTATTACAGtaagaaaatgataaaagaCTTGGGCCTTGGGTATGAAAAAATTGATGCTTGTCCTAATGATTGTATGCTGTATTGGGGTGAATTTTTAGAGAAAGACAAGTGTCATGTTTGTGGTAAATCGAGGTGGAAAACAACCAAGGGTAAGAAGGGTGACGATGTAAGTGATCAAGGTACGAATACTTGTAAGAAAGGTGTGCCAGCTAAGGTAATGCGATATTTTCCTCTTATCCCAAGACTAAAAAGAATCTACATGTCATCAGAAACAGCAGAAAATATGAGATGGCATGATACAGAGCGATTGGGTGAAGATGATAAGAAGATTTTGAGGCATCCTTCCGATGCCATAGCGTGGAAGGCATTTGATGAGCGTTATACAGATTTTGCATTAGACCCTCGTAGTGTTCGATTAGGTCTTGCGAGCGATGGGTTTAATCCTTACCGTTTAATGAACACTACTTATAGTACATGGCCAGTGGTGTTGATTCCTTATAATCTTCCACCATGGCTATGTATGAAACCATCTTCTTTCATTTTGTCCACATTTATTCCCGGAAAAGCAAGTCCTGGAAATGATATTGACGTGTATTTGCAACCATTAGTTCATGAGTTGAAATTGCTGTGGGGAGGGGTTGAAGCTTTTGATGCTTTTGACGGAGTGAAATTTAATTTGCGCGCGGCTCTGCTTTGGACTATTAATGACTTTCCTAGCTATGCAATGCTCTCTGGTTTGAGCACAAAAGGTTACAATGCATGTCCTATATGCATGGATTCCACACCCTCTGATAGATTTGGGAACAAGATTTGTTATTGTAGCTATAGAAAATGGTTACCCGCAGATCACCCATATCGACGTCAGGGTGTAAAGTTTTGTGAGAAGTTTGGAACTAATGAGTTGGGTGAAGCCCCATCTCGTCCTAGCGGCACTGATATATTGAGGCAACAAGAAAAGGTCGAGTATGTTTATGGAAAGTCAAAGGCACCACCGAAAAAGAGACAAAGAGGACATACTGATAACAATGATGTCCAAGATGAAATTGTCTTTGGTACCAAGAGAAGCATATTCTTTGATTTGGTGTATTGGGAGCATAATCTTCTAAGGCATAATTTAGACgttatgcacattgagaaaaatgtgtctGAGAATCATTTGGGAACACTTCTTAGTATGGATAAGAGTAGAGATAATAGGGATGATCGAGAAGCCCTTGAAGCATGGACAATAAAGACTCACCTTTGGCTTAGTGCTGATCACAATGGAAATGAATACATGCCTTCAGCTTCCTATTCTATGTCTAGGGAGGAAAAAGAGAGATTCTTAAATGTTTTGGAGAAACTTAAAGTTCCGGATGGATATGGATCCAACCTTTCTAGTTGTGTGAATATGAAGCAAAGGGAGTTGATTAACCTCAAGAGTCATGAAAACCATGTGCTAATGCAAGATATACTCCCCGTCGCCTTAAGAGCTTCTAATGCTACAAAGGTGATTGACTTGTTGGCTAGATTGTCTTCGTTTTTCAAGAAGTTGTGCTCCACCAGTATTGATCCAGATGATTTAGATGGTCTTCAAGATGGAATTGTTTTAACTCTTTGTCAGTTGGAAATGGAGTTTTTGCCTTCATTTTTCACAATCATGGTCCATTTGTTGATTCACTTAGTGGAGGAGGTTAAACTTGGTGGACCAGTGCAATACAGATGA